Part of the Halobacteriovoraceae bacterium genome is shown below.
CAATTTGGTGTTCTCATTGATTCATTTGGCAATGAACCATCACAAAACTCCTTTTGCCCCAAAACTTGGTGGTTATCGTCTCTATAGACACCTGCCTGAGCAGAGCTCATGATGGCCAGTATTACAAGTGCTCTTCCTATAGTTTTCATTTTCATCTCCCTTTTTGAGATCATTCTTTTGACTATTAAACTGCATAACTCATGCCAATTATCCCTAATGTCATTTAAAGAGGTTAAATAGGGGTGTGAATATTTTGGTGATTAAAATATATACAAAATGCTAAAGAAACTACGAAGTTTAAATAATCATACAATAGTTTGACATATAAAACTATTTAAAATAAACTGGGATTACCAGACCAAAAAAGCGGTTATGTTCGTAACTTCTTAAATGTCTTTGAGATTAGTGCTGGTCTTTTCTTGGGGATGTATTCAAATATTGCCTTTCAAAACCTTTTTGTTGCAAGGGCCCTTATAAAAGAGGGCCCTATTTCAAAAGAGGTATATCTATAAGTTTAAGTGTCGTCTCAGTTATCACAATTAGATTTTATTAAAGCCATTTTAATAATTTTCTAAGCATGGGAAGTTTTCCCCAAAATGGTGGAAATCGTAAATTGTTTTCAAACTTATAACTTCTTTTAAGTATTGGTCTGTAATGAGTGAAGGCATCAAAACTATATTTACCATGATATGCCCCCTGCCCACTATGCCCGACTCCTCCAAAGGGTAATTGTGGATGAGATAAATGTAATACGGTATCATCATAAAGAAGTCCACCTGACCAAGTTCTTTCTCGGATCAGTTTATTTAATTCAAAATCACTTGAAAAACTGTAGAGGGCCAGGGGTCTAGGTCTATTATTTATGAATTTAATGATTTCTTCATAGTTTTGTACTTCAATGATAGGAAGAATAGGACCAAAAATTTCTTCTTCCATCACTTTTTCTCTTCCTGAACATGTTAACAAAGTCGGAGAAATTTTTTGGGTCTCGTCATCAAATTCTCCACCAAAAACACATAAAGAATCCTCTAGTAGAGATTTTAATCGCTCGTAATGTTTTACCGAGATTATCTTTCCATAATCCTTAGATTTTAGTGGATTCTTACCAAAATGTTGTTTGATAATTTTCTGAGCTTCTTCAACAAATCGTTTTTTATCTTCTTTGCGAATAAGTATATAATCAGGAGCTACACAAGTTTGACCACAGTTTAAAAACTTACCCCATATAATTCTTTTAACGGCCTTTTCAAATTTATTTGGATTCCAAAACACACAAGGACTTTTGCCTCCTAGTTCAAGTGTTACTGGAGTAAGGTTTTTGGATGCTGCCTCCATGACAATTTTTCCAACTTGCGTGCTTCCTGTAAAAAAGATTTTATCGAAAGGTAATTTTAACAGTTCTTGAGTTTCTGTGACACCTCCTTCAACCACTTCAATATAGTCGCGCGGAAAGTCTTTTAGAATTTTGGCGATAACTGCAGATGTTGCTGGAGAAAGTTCAGAAGGTCTCAAAATACTTGTACAGCCAGCAGCAATAGCTCCAACTAAGGGGGAAAGCATGAGTAAGAATGGATAATTCCAAGGAGCAATAATCAGTGTCACGCCTAGAGGCATTGGACTGAGGTAACCTTTAGAGGGGAATGTGAGTAAACAACCGCTCACACTTTTCATTTTCATCCATTTTTTTAGGTGTTTTAATGTGTGGTCGATTTCTCTATAGAGAAATCCTACTTCAGACAAAAAGCTTTCGTAATTTGATTTTCCAAGGTCACTATATAGGGCATCAAAAATTTCTTTTTCATGGTTTTGAACACTTTTTTTGAGTTTTTTAAGTTGTTGTGCTCGAAATTGATAATTGATTGTCTCACCATTTTGTAAAAACTGTTTCTGTTTATTTAATAACTGATCCATTTAGATTCACCCCTATAAATTCTGAGGGGCCATCCTAACACAAAAAAAGGCCTCAAAGGAGGCCTTTTTGGATAAAAAATTTAAATTGAAATCTATGCCCCCTGAAATACTTCTTTCTCTGGTTCTTTAGATTCACTTTCTAGTGCAGCATTATGAAAATTAAGATCCTCCTTGCTCTTGAGATAGTCATTCATTTCAGTACAATTTGTACTATCTATAGTTTGACCTATCAAATATCTATCTGTGTCTGTTTTGAATACACGGTTAGATGGTTGTTCGGCCATACCAAATGCCTGGCCCATACTAGCTAATGTAATTAAAGTTAAAAGTGTTTTTTTCATAATCCTCTCCTTTTAAAACTCTCAGCATATATACTGCATACTACATGCCAATATGTAGTTTCCTAAGATCAAAGGTTTACATGTTGGTCTGTTTCATACTGTGTAAGGATGACAAATACCTGTCAAAAAAATCGACAAATATGTGTCTAAGATGTTGAATGTAACTTATTGAAATAAGGAAATATTGAGAATCTAATACAAAGGACGCATGAAATGCTTTTCAATCAAATAATATCTATTGTATTAATTCTGATGAGGTACAAGCATGAAAAATTTCAAATGTTTACTTGTATTAACAATGATTTGCCTATTTCCCAAGAATGGAATCTGTATTGAGTTTTATGAAACACTTTTGACAGGCCAGGCAGAGAAGGCCTTACAATTACTCAAGGAGAATTCAAGTATTGCCTATTCTTTATACGATCAGAATTTAACGACTCTTCATTTAGCTGCTCAGCATGGAGAAATAGAAGTCATAAAAGAGTTACTGGCAATTGATCCCAAATTCATCAAGATGCGCGATAGTACCTATGATACAGCATATGATTTGGCAGTATTTTTTGAGTCTAGTGAAGTGGCCAGTTATCTGCTAGACGTCGATCCATCGTTGGCGTATCCATCAGAAAAACAGAAACATCCAAGTGTTAACTTCGCGGCCAAATGGAATAATGTGGAGTTGCTCTCAAAAATTGCGGAGATTGATATAAATATTCTCAAGATTGATGACATAAGAGGATGGTCACCGATTCATCATGCTGTTGCAAATAAAAGCAGACAGGCGGCACACTTTATTCTGAGACATCTTCCATTTGAGGCCCATGTAACGACTAAAAAAAATGAAACTCCTTTGCACCTTGCCGCTATAGAAAATGATTTTGAAATTGCGAGAAGTTTAATTGAAGTAACCAAAGATGATCCTACTTATTTGGGAATCAGTGATACAAAAAATGAAACAGTACTTCATAAAGCTGCTCGTATTGGAAATATTCAGTTGATTAAACTAATCTTAAGATATAATTCGAAAATAAAGGATTTAAGAAATATAGATGGTTTAACAGCTTCTGAAATTGCGAGGAAGAAGCAGGATTTCAGGGCAGCTGCGGTGATAGAAAATAGATCCTATCTTTTTTCTCTTTGTCAGTCTAAGTTTGCTGAACTGTTTTAGTGTGAAATAAGTTTATTAATCTTCAGCAAGTTAAGGAGTAGGACTAAGTTCAGTATTAGAAGAATCACTAGGATTTGATGTTTTACTATCTATTGTTATTGTAGCTGGAGTAACAGTTGGAGTAGCAAATATAGGAGCATCGACATTACGTTTATTACCGCTACTTCCTTCTACAACAGCACACGGCTTACACATTTGGCCTTGACATTTAGGAGTAGTTTGACCTTCAGCTTGTTGAGGTGCAGTGGTTTCCGCAAAAACATTTCCAAAAACCACCATTGATATAAAAAAAGCTAATATTTTAAACATTTTCATATTATTACCCTTTTAAAATTATAAATTTAAATTCACTCCAGCTGGCTTTACAATTGTAAGCAATGATTGAAACGCCTGAGTCACTTGAAGCGCCATCTTATGCCCAGCTTTAGATTCTACTTTTTTAATCTCTCCAAAGTTATCATAACGTACGTTTATTTTACCTACATTATCCATAGCTATCTCAACTGGCTTACCGTTTGCATCGTACTTAAAGGTTAGAGTTCTTTTGTTTTCTGCCTTATCGCTTTTACCCTTATTATAATCTACCATTTTTTGAATTCTTCCCTTTCTATCATAAACCAGAAGGACAGATTTCCCTTTATCATTTGTCGCTTTTGAAAGATTTCCTTTTTTGTCATATTGAAAATCTGTAGTGCCTTTATTGTTTACAACTTTAGTGATTTTATTAAATGTAGGATGATATTCAAGCTGAACATACTCTCCTCTTGTGGAAGTTTTCTTAGTAAGAAGTCCCTTGTCGTTATATTCGAAAGTCGTAACCTGTTTACCACGAGTTATTTTTAGAGGTTGTCCACAACACTCTGAATAAACTGTCTCAGTTGTAATTCCATTCACATCAGTAGCGATTCTATACGTATACTGAGATCCATCTGGTTTTACTTTGATTTCATATTCATACTTGTTTGATACCGGCTGAGCTGACCCTCTTTTATTTGTAACAGTTGTCCAATAGTGAAAATCTGGATTTTTTGGATTTGAATCATATTTATACTCTGTCCAATCTCCATTTTTCTCAGTTATCTTTTTTACAAATTGTGTGTTTGGCCAGTACTCAATTTGGTATTTTGATCCATCCTTATATGAAATCTGAGTCATGTTGTAGTTATTGTCATACATATATTTATAAACATTTCCAGCAACATCTTCAGATTCAACTAATTTTTTCCCTTCATACTTATAACAAGATTTCTTTTTACCAACGCCCCAAACACATTCGATTTTTCCATTTGGAAACCAAGAAAAAAAGATTTGTTTCGCAAGAGAATCCTTTACTGACTCAAGTTTTCCAGTTTTAGAATAATTGAGTTTAATCCAATAACCATTTTTGGTTTTAACCTCAGCAAGATTACCTTTTTCATTAAATGATTCAACTTTCCCATCACTATAAGTTCTTTCATATCCATCTTTAACTTTTTCTACAATTTGTAACCCTCTTTCATTGCTATAGAGCTTTGTTCCAGCAGCTAAGTTTGATGTCACACCAAACTCTTTAGCATAAGCTTGTCTAAGATCAGCATCATTTCTTAGTTTCTTTCTTAACGTGTCTTCTGCCGTTCCAGTAAGTTGAGACTTCTTTCTCATCGCTTTAATGATCTTATCTACTGCAGCGTCAGCATCAACTGTCTTTTTTGGAGTAAATCTCGTAAGAGCTCCAGCTCCATTTTCATGAATAGTAACAGCTCCATCAGCTCCAACCGTTAAAAATGTATCGTAAGGAATTCCCCATCCAACTCCAAATGAACCATTTTCAATTGACTTTGAGTTATAAGTTCTAGTGACATCAAGAGTTTTACTTCCCCCAGGAACAACTAGATCTGTATAAGATACATAGTAATTTCCATTTTTGTAGTTCACACCACCATAAGACGAACAAAGCGTGAAAGCACTTAATAATGCTATTTTAAAAAATGTTTTTAATGTCATAACAACTTTCCTTTTTAAACCCTCATGTGTCTTTTCGGGTAAGTTTTCTATAATATTGAGTATTTTTTCAAATTTTTATCTGAACGATTTTCCAGATTACAAATCCTCCAACATTCGTAAGGATAATTGCTGCAACAAACAGAGCAATTCCAAGGGGATGACTAGCAGCATTTATCATCTTCTGCGGATCATCAGCTGCAAAAATAAATCCCAAAACATAAGGCATGCAATAAATAACCAACCCTTGCACTAAACCTTGGGCAACATAGGTATCAATTTTTTGCTGAACTCTAACTCGCTCACGAATTACTTCAACAATAGTATCAAATGTTTCAGGAAGATTTCCTCCGGTATCATTTAAAATATTCACACTTGTTACAAACATATCATTATCTTGGAGGGGAATTCTTTTAGCTAGATTTTCAAAACATACTTCTAAAGTAAGACCAAGTTTATTTTCTTGAAGAATAATATTAAATTCTTGTGAAATTGGATTAGGCATTTCATTAACAACCATGCCAATAGATTGCACAATAGACATCCCGGCCCTTATTCCATTTGAAAGTAAAGTTAATCCGTCAACCATTTGCCCCTGGTATGCCTTGATTCTTTTACTGTAGAGATGATCTACTACTGGTCTAGGAATTTTCCAGCCAATAACAAAAAATATACTCGCCAAAACTATTCCAAGTAAATATTTACTAAAAATGAAACAGATAATTAGAAAAATTGAACTTGGAACAAATGCAAGTGCCAATAATATATATGTTATATGATCTTCTTTAATTTTAATGAAAAGAAGTTCAAGTTTTTCCATTATATAATTTCTAGTTCCGTAAGTTTGTTGTTCAATCCAGCTGAACATTTCAATACTATACTTATAGGAAAATACGAAGACCACAAATCCTATTGATCCGATTACTCCATTCATTCCCATCATTAAAACTAAGTCTGACATATTCTACTCTGATGTTGTAAATAAACCTTTAGGAACCTTGCGCCCTTTCTTCTCAAGTATTTCAACAAATTTAGGAATAAAACCTGTTGCCTGAAACTTCCCTCTTACTTCTGGCTTTCCAGTTTTAGGATTTCTATCAAATGAGAGTTGCTTAAATTCAAAAATATCTTGTAAGGTTACAACTTCTCCTTGGATCCCAGCAACCTCGGTAATGTAAGTGACTTTTCTACTACCATCGTCAAGTCTTTTTTGTTGGACTATTAAGTGAATAGCACTAGCAATCATTTTTCGAATTGCATTTGGGGATAATCCTGCTCCAGCATATTGTACGAGAGTTTCAATTCTTCCTATACATTCCCTTGGATTATTCGAGTGAATAGTTGTTAGTGATCCATCATGTCCAGTACCCATTGCTTGTAACATATCGAGAGTTTCACCACCCCTACACTCTCCAACAATAATTCTATCCGGTCTCATTCTTAATGTTTGTTTAACTAAAAGTCTGATATCTATTTCACCATTTCCCTCTAAATTTGGTGGACGTGTTTCTAACCTCACAACATGTTCTTGAGGAAGATCAAGCTCAGCAGAGTCTTCACAAGTAATAATTCTCTCATCGGCTGGAATAAATCCCCCCAAGATATTGATCAGAGTCGTTTTTCCTGAACCAGTACCACCACTTACAACGATGTTTCTGAAACCTTCAACTGCAATTCTTAGAAAATCGGCCATTGGTCTGGTGAGAGAGCCATAATTCACAAGATCTTTATAAGTGAGTCGATTTTCAGGGAACTTTCGGATCGTTATTGTTGGTCCATTAAGAGCACAAGGAGGAATAATTGCATGAACTCTCGACCCATCTTGCAAACGAGCATCGACAAACGGCACTTTCTCATCAATTCTCCTTCCAATTGGATGAACAATTCTTGAAATAACCGTATATACTTGTTTGTTATTTGTAAAAGTTACTTTTGAAAGATTGAGCTGACCACCTTGCTCATAATATATTTTATCAAAACCATTAACCATGATTTCTGAAATATTTTTATCTGCAAGAAGTTTCTCTAACGGCCCTAATCCTAAGGCCTCATCTAAGATTTCTTGGACAATTTGTCCCATCTCTTCTCTGTTTTTTATAATGGACTTTGTATCTTCTTTATTTAGTAAATCAACAATTACTTTTCTTGTTTTTTCTCTGAGAATAATTTGTGATTTTGGATCATCATTCTTATCATCTTCTATACCAACTTCTTCAACGAGGCCCTTGTGAATTCTAGATTTTAATTCGATCCAAGATTTTGACACTTCTGTCGAATTTGATTTTTTGTCACCAGAAACTCCGATTTCAACAGGTTTGTTTAATTTTGCAAGTGATTTCAACACATTTTTTTGAATCAATTTTCTTACGGTTTCAGTCATGCCTTTTGCAAAATTACTATTTTTTTGCGCCCCAACCATTATGGCCTGAGAGCGAGTGAGAGATTGAATACATGCCTGCTCATCTTTAGGAATTGTTGAAAAAACAGCTTTTCCAAGTTGTTTACCAACAGTTTCTGCGGTAATAGGATGACCTTTTTGATACTGATTTAAAATAAATTGTATCATTTCTTTGGGAAACATCATTGTAACTAAATCTGAAAAAACTTTTTTAGTTTGATTTATTGCTAAGATATCTGGCGTTACAACTAATAAAATAAGAGTGGAGTGTTCGAGTGCCTTTGTTGCAAGAGGTGTAAGTTCACTACCCAAGTCTAGTACAGTCACCGGAAATATTGAAGTGAAGGCCTTAATATGTTTTCCTAAAGCTTCAGCATCAATTGAGTCTGCAGCAACACTATCATTAGTCATCCCTAAATAGGCAAGGTTTTGAGGTGTTATTGTGACATATTGTTGAATATTTCGAGGATCAAGTGCTCCATTGAAATCTGCTAGGTCTTTAACAGTTTTTTTTCCCTTAATCCCTGTAATAATATTTTGATCCCCAGAGGCCTTTTGATCAAAATCTACGAGGAGAACCTTTTGTCTAGACTCAGTAGCATAAGCATAGGCCAGATTTGCAGCAACCATTGATTTCCCAACACCACCTTTTCCGCCTAATACAGAAATAATAAAGCCGGCCACTATTGTCTCCTTCTTCTGAATTTCTTCTTGATTGACTCAGTCCCCTCTGAAGCAGAATCAATGACAGTAGGGGTGACAAAAACTACAAATTGAGATTTTTCTGTTTTATATGCTTTAGCTCGAAGAAATGAAAATAATGATGATGATCCTTCAGGAATACTATCAGCGTTTTGATCAGGGTTATCAAAGTTTGTGGAACTTGTGTTAACAACAACTCCACCTATAACGGCAGATTCACCTGACTTTACTATTAGTTGTGTGTCAAGATTATTACTTAATGTTTCTGGAGGAGTTCCTACATTTGAACTTACCGCCACACTTATATTTAAGTGAATTTTATCATTGGAACGAATACTTGGTTGAATCTTCATATCAAAGCCAGCTTCTGCTTTTTCTGAAGTTAAAAACTCTCCAGACCCTAGACTAAAACGCTTTACTGATGATTTTTTAATATTTCCCTTTGATTCATTTTGAACAATAATCATTCCCGACTGAACAATTCTAGCGTATCCGGCATTTTTTGCAGAGGCCAACTTCGGAATCAAATTTGAAATAGTTCCTGAAAATGTATTATTATCATTAGTGGTAACTCCCCCATCTACTGTCTTACCAAAAGAGATTGAACCTTTTCCTTCTGTTAAAAATGGGTTCCATCTGAAGGAGAATATTTTATTATAATTTTTGGTTAGCTCCACAAATTGCGCTGAAATTTTAACCATTTTGGGAAGTGGCTTAGGTTGCGACTGCACATTTACAGTTATAAAATTTCTCAAAGGGAGGCCACTTTCAGTGATTGATTGAACGCTATCTGTTCTCGCTGCTAAAGATTGTATACGATCAGGTAAATAGGCCTTCGCTATTTCAAAAGCGTGTGTTTTTTTTGCATCACTATTGACAACCCCTTCTATCCAAAATCTTTTATTCACAACTCGTACTTTAACATCTCGCATGTCATTTTGTTGAATTTCATCTTGCATCTTTTGAGCAATGACCCTTTGGGTCTGGGGAGAAAGTTCAACAAGTCTTAATACGTCTTCATATTTTTCAAGGACGACGGCAATTTTTCCTATATCAGAAGG
Proteins encoded:
- a CDS encoding RHS repeat protein — protein: MTLKTFFKIALLSAFTLCSSYGGVNYKNGNYYVSYTDLVVPGGSKTLDVTRTYNSKSIENGSFGVGWGIPYDTFLTVGADGAVTIHENGAGALTRFTPKKTVDADAAVDKIIKAMRKKSQLTGTAEDTLRKKLRNDADLRQAYAKEFGVTSNLAAGTKLYSNERGLQIVEKVKDGYERTYSDGKVESFNEKGNLAEVKTKNGYWIKLNYSKTGKLESVKDSLAKQIFFSWFPNGKIECVWGVGKKKSCYKYEGKKLVESEDVAGNVYKYMYDNNYNMTQISYKDGSKYQIEYWPNTQFVKKITEKNGDWTEYKYDSNPKNPDFHYWTTVTNKRGSAQPVSNKYEYEIKVKPDGSQYTYRIATDVNGITTETVYSECCGQPLKITRGKQVTTFEYNDKGLLTKKTSTRGEYVQLEYHPTFNKITKVVNNKGTTDFQYDKKGNLSKATNDKGKSVLLVYDRKGRIQKMVDYNKGKSDKAENKRTLTFKYDANGKPVEIAMDNVGKINVRYDNFGEIKKVESKAGHKMALQVTQAFQSLLTIVKPAGVNLNL
- a CDS encoding aldehyde dehydrogenase family protein; translated protein: MDQLLNKQKQFLQNGETINYQFRAQQLKKLKKSVQNHEKEIFDALYSDLGKSNYESFLSEVGFLYREIDHTLKHLKKWMKMKSVSGCLLTFPSKGYLSPMPLGVTLIIAPWNYPFLLMLSPLVGAIAAGCTSILRPSELSPATSAVIAKILKDFPRDYIEVVEGGVTETQELLKLPFDKIFFTGSTQVGKIVMEAASKNLTPVTLELGGKSPCVFWNPNKFEKAVKRIIWGKFLNCGQTCVAPDYILIRKEDKKRFVEEAQKIIKQHFGKNPLKSKDYGKIISVKHYERLKSLLEDSLCVFGGEFDDETQKISPTLLTCSGREKVMEEEIFGPILPIIEVQNYEEIIKFINNRPRPLALYSFSSDFELNKLIRERTWSGGLLYDDTVLHLSHPQLPFGGVGHSGQGAYHGKYSFDAFTHYRPILKRSYKFENNLRFPPFWGKLPMLRKLLKWL
- the tadA gene encoding Flp pilus assembly complex ATPase component TadA, which codes for MAGFIISVLGGKGGVGKSMVAANLAYAYATESRQKVLLVDFDQKASGDQNIITGIKGKKTVKDLADFNGALDPRNIQQYVTITPQNLAYLGMTNDSVAADSIDAEALGKHIKAFTSIFPVTVLDLGSELTPLATKALEHSTLILLVVTPDILAINQTKKVFSDLVTMMFPKEMIQFILNQYQKGHPITAETVGKQLGKAVFSTIPKDEQACIQSLTRSQAIMVGAQKNSNFAKGMTETVRKLIQKNVLKSLAKLNKPVEIGVSGDKKSNSTEVSKSWIELKSRIHKGLVEEVGIEDDKNDDPKSQIILREKTRKVIVDLLNKEDTKSIIKNREEMGQIVQEILDEALGLGPLEKLLADKNISEIMVNGFDKIYYEQGGQLNLSKVTFTNNKQVYTVISRIVHPIGRRIDEKVPFVDARLQDGSRVHAIIPPCALNGPTITIRKFPENRLTYKDLVNYGSLTRPMADFLRIAVEGFRNIVVSGGTGSGKTTLINILGGFIPADERIITCEDSAELDLPQEHVVRLETRPPNLEGNGEIDIRLLVKQTLRMRPDRIIVGECRGGETLDMLQAMGTGHDGSLTTIHSNNPRECIGRIETLVQYAGAGLSPNAIRKMIASAIHLIVQQKRLDDGSRKVTYITEVAGIQGEVVTLQDIFEFKQLSFDRNPKTGKPEVRGKFQATGFIPKFVEILEKKGRKVPKGLFTTSE
- a CDS encoding ankyrin repeat domain-containing protein; this translates as MKNFKCLLVLTMICLFPKNGICIEFYETLLTGQAEKALQLLKENSSIAYSLYDQNLTTLHLAAQHGEIEVIKELLAIDPKFIKMRDSTYDTAYDLAVFFESSEVASYLLDVDPSLAYPSEKQKHPSVNFAAKWNNVELLSKIAEIDINILKIDDIRGWSPIHHAVANKSRQAAHFILRHLPFEAHVTTKKNETPLHLAAIENDFEIARSLIEVTKDDPTYLGISDTKNETVLHKAARIGNIQLIKLILRYNSKIKDLRNIDGLTASEIARKKQDFRAAAVIENRSYLFSLCQSKFAELF
- a CDS encoding type II secretion system F family protein; translation: MSDLVLMMGMNGVIGSIGFVVFVFSYKYSIEMFSWIEQQTYGTRNYIMEKLELLFIKIKEDHITYILLALAFVPSSIFLIICFIFSKYLLGIVLASIFFVIGWKIPRPVVDHLYSKRIKAYQGQMVDGLTLLSNGIRAGMSIVQSIGMVVNEMPNPISQEFNIILQENKLGLTLEVCFENLAKRIPLQDNDMFVTSVNILNDTGGNLPETFDTIVEVIRERVRVQQKIDTYVAQGLVQGLVIYCMPYVLGFIFAADDPQKMINAASHPLGIALFVAAIILTNVGGFVIWKIVQIKI